A stretch of Monomorium pharaonis isolate MP-MQ-018 chromosome 7, ASM1337386v2, whole genome shotgun sequence DNA encodes these proteins:
- the LOC105838418 gene encoding 1-phosphatidylinositol 3-phosphate 5-kinase — MNKNMNSPSKLTEFAPLSPEESQPVVASLFSKFFSFTRNSANDSTVSSNNDERSSSDSESWKQSESTEQTPDDDSTSIINFPLDTSEGRSLPNVLKRISNIVALKSNNLRSYKDSQLRSYWMPDSVSKQCYECGERFTTFRRRHHCRVCGQIFCSKCCSDQIPGKIMGCTGDLRVCTYCCKVVLSYLQSSDMRSDLSADLKAVQEDLQVKYGNDSPLLARKHANETMGDETTCRKPSVGYMEENYATGRSSGSYLTSQERSLALQNSASLRMIWEELFRSSQAIQLQTHRIRLKSYHNCFLANELVNWMIVQNKAATRVQATAIGQALLEAGFIESVVPDYVFSDSAIVFRPVPLSSLQNIELLTEKRTTCDAQEPAWVKTIPQHDSATDSESETRPMSSHSQTFGRLPSSSSSFYLDLNLEASTVTLKRPTSEDLTTISVDSSDGIIEQKEINLKSHDCNLKMCDDFLSDTLQVHEFKEKNGWHRATNLRTAFGELSSYECLISAYKAHEDSLIKQLLSKENLSQTWSNTILSITHQIVDQVKPDLNHDADNMDIRQYVQFKKCPGDSRDDCEIVSGIICSKNIAHRGMNAMIAHPKILLLQCGLMYQRVEGKLISLEPVMMQENEYLGHTVARITALGPDVVLVHRSVARLAQDRLRECGVTLVLNVKLSVLKRVARCTGASIVNTIDAHISARYMLGTCKKFYLRNFPDERRGVKTLMYFEGCANPHLGATIVLRGGSQSELKKVKNVTSMMIFAAYSWRLEKSFLMDEFAKPPSPKDNSFLDETSQKDSSRDEMIEKLESCGADEHAIDAMKKPSKIIQNNENILNNEQKIQNVQTNNSSMKNENNSENILNANSSVKEMSILSEDSDPYDTLKLFKTKLKPSLHDSKDTISVSCENDTVLYNDESKDLTANTSGFDSGTTEACNSADKETYIEQKTDEFVDKTKLKDRISSDEKRIYGESISDRSDPLHQYLNEDDEDVFSRTSPSGQHLSVADFPLSNKFKKALEDTVLSVSPYLKFSIPYLETEIGRNCVLRSFFPREIYYSVQFLDNVKDTRTNSVNEQLASETRRELMNIKLKPQHPFVQARLTTDVDGREVQSLLANFRACGNRLYPTHNVLLDKVQQSPASFESNEQQVPSWPDCLDPNSHQRLSVLFCSFSHTGNNTPAFCVNPWVVNMTMYGQNDIALGRFLERYCLTTEYKCPAQNCRAQIAQHVRRFAHDGGCVHINLSEMSCEPFVQEDTDQILMWSKCVKCKSVSPVVPMSGDTWCLSFAKYLELRFYGGVYMKRGMNTCQHSLHHDHYQYFTRKNMLAVFKFTKISQWEISLPPPLINMIYDPKQHANVIEEMKSVTLKGDEVFTTIREKLTSLQTDVEVLNFAKQQLAKDQQYFKNKIEEIQLKLTSPTLENKKLEGKTSERQVQGLMFRIEDGIVILKRLIAEAVFTWNNKLLELSVKKKDERPRRFTERSMTVGSNSIVENDGYITEDTASESQVEDLSPMSADYNAIDAIAAAQSDFQAPELIENSDNEPPIESVNNPDDVVTVQDSPRMHQRSHSDVLPLSSDDTQDKKKKKKTILSQLLPSVSVNHTISNPLGPLEHYLLPLGSVVPIVVYESELSSIIAYALDSHDYKHMLQELLRTAKGPELNSSPLSKRKFPEGRDSSLDLAQSGEFKRPSVLSFFRGNSPNLANSPIESDKNVSNAETSSGGSGSVVGPDVDDDKKAIKQQNYIEVQFNDATTNFFCRIYFAAQFAALRENVLPCGEDGFTRSLSRTVQWAARGGKSGSAFCKSRDDRFIIKEMSRLEMQIFLDFAPNYFAYMEKCQQTKQPTLLGKIVGVYRVSYKNNTTNAALRTSVLVMENLFYNRTITDKFDLKGSVRNRLVNPDDTCHEGELVLLDENLLNMSCDSPLYIRSHSKAVLNRAIEQDTKFLADNSVMDYSLLVGLEPSSDELVLGIIDYIRTFTWDKKLETMVKKSGILGGQGKLPTIISPEEYRARFIAAMHRYFLPVPDRWSGLGRSVEIPPQ, encoded by the exons ATGAACAAGAACATGAATTCGCCGTCGAAACTCACGGAGTTCGCTCCGTTAAGCCCCGAGGAGAGCCAGCCCGTCGTAGCATCGCTCTTCTCCAAGTTCTTCAGCTTCACCAGGA ataGCGCTAACGATTCTACTGTGTCTTCTAACAACGACGAACGCAGCTCTTCTGATTCGGAGTCCTGGAAGCAATCAGAGAGCACAGAACAAACCCCGGACGACGATAGTactagtataataaattttccattGGACACCAGTGAAGGTCGTAGCTTACCAAACGTTCTGAAGCGCATCAGTAATATCGTagctttaaaaagtaat AATCTACGCTCATACAAGGATTCTCAGTTAAGAAGCTACTGGATGCCAGATAGCGTGAGCAAACAGTGTTACGAATGTGGCGAAAGATTTACGACGTTTCGACGAAGGCACCACTGTCGTGTGTGTGGCCAAATTTTCTGTTCCAAATGTTGCTCCGATCAAATACCAGGAAAAATCATGGGATGCACTg GAGATCTCAGAGTTTGTACATATTGCTGTAAAGTGGTTCTGTCCTACTTACAATCTTCGGACATGAGGAGCGATTTATCGGCGGATTTAAAAGCGGTGCAGGAGGATCTTCAAGTGAAGTATGGTAATGATTCGCCGCTATTAGCGCGAAAACACGCTAATGAAACTATGGGTGACGAAACGACATGTCGGAAGCCAAGCGTGGGATATATGGAAGAGAATTATGCAACTGGACG ATCAAGCGGTAGCTATTTGACATCGCAGGAACGCTCTCTTGCGTTACAAAATTCGGCTTCTTTAAGAATGATATGGGAGGAATTGTTCCGCTCTAGTCAAGCCATTCAGTTGCAAACGCATAGAATTCGATTGAAGAGTTATCACAATTGTTTTCTGGCGAACGAATTGGTGAATTGGATGATAGTTCAAAATAAAGCGGCCACTCG TGTGCAGGCAACTGCGATAGGTCAGGCATTGCTAGAAGCAGGTTTCATCGAGTCGGTTGTTCCTGATTATGTATTCAGCGATTCGGCAATTGTGTTCAGACCGGTACCGTTATCCTCTTTGCAAAACATTGAGTTATTAACGGAAAAACGTACAACATGCGATGCGCAAGAGCCAGCCTGGGTAAAAACTATTCCTCAACATGACTCGGCTACGG ATTCTGAAAGCGAGACTAGACCAATGAGCTCGCATTCGCAAACTTTCGGTCGCTTACCATCATCCAGTTCGAGTTTTTATTTGGATTTAAATCTGGAGGCATCCACTGTTACATTAAAGAGACCGACTTCAGAAGATTTAACCACTATTTCTGTCGATAGTAGTGACGGGATAATTGAGCAGAAggaaattaatcttaaatcgCACGACTGCAATCTCAAAATGTGCGACGATTTTTTAAGCGATACGCTTCAAGTACACGAGTTCAAGGAGAAAAACGGTTGGCACCGAGCGACTAATCTGAGAACAGCCTTTGGTGAATTAAGCTCATACGAAtgtttaat atcTGCGTACAAAGCTCATGAAGATTCTCTCATTAAGCAACTACTCAGTAAGGAAAACTTGTCGCAAACGTGGTCGAATACGATTCTATCTATCACACATCAGATAGTTGATCAAGTCAAACCGGATCTGAATCACGACGCGGACAATATGGACATTCGACAATACGTACAGTTCAAGAAGTGCCCCGGTGATAGCAGGGATGACTGCGAGATCGTGTCCGGTATAATTTGCAGTAAGAATATTGCTCATCGCGGTATGAACGCCATGATTGCTCATCCGAAAATCTTATTATTGCAATGCGGACTGATGTATCAACGCGTTGAGGGCAAGCTGATAAGCCTAGAGCCTGTGATGATGCAG GAGAATGAGTATTTGGGACACACAGTGGCAAGAATTACTGCTTTAGGTCCGGATGTAGTACTAGTACATCGATCCGTAGCCAGATTAGCTCAGGATAGATTAAGAGAATGTGGCGTGACATTGGTGCTAAATGTGAAACTTAGTGTGTTAAAGAGAGTCGCACGGTGCACGGGTGCTAGTATTGTAAATACTATAGACGCGCACATAAGCGCTAGATATATGCTTGGCACGTGCAAGAAAttctatttaagaaattttccaGATGAGCGAA gaGGTGTCAAGACATTGATGTATTTCGAAGGCTGTGCAAATCCACATTTAGGCGCGACAATTGTATTGCGAGGCGGATCGCAGTCCGAATTAAAGAAAGTAAAGAACGTCACATCGATGATGATTTTCGCAGCTTACTCATGGCGTCTCGAAAAGTCATTCCTCATGGACGAATTCGCTAAACCACCGTCACCCAAGGATAATTCGTTTCTGGATGAAACGTCTCAAAAAGATTCTTCGAGAGACGAAATGATCGAAAAACTCGAAAGCTGCGGTGCCGACGAACACGCAATTGATGCGATGAAGAAACCGTCGAagataattcaaaataacgaaaatatCCTTAACAACGAgcagaaaatacaaaatgttcaGACAAACAATTCGAGTATgaagaatgaaaataattctgagaatattttaaatgcaaattctTCTGTGAAAGAAATGTCGATACTATCGGAAGATTCTGATCCTTACGacactttaaaattatttaagacgAAATTAAAACCATCTCTGCATGACTCAAAAGATACCATATCAGTGTCTTGTGAGAACGATACGGTTTTATATAACGATGAATCTAAAGATTTGACAGCAAATACTTCCGGCTTCGATTCCGGTACCACCGAAGCATGTAACTCTGCGGACAAGGAGACGTATATCGAGCAAAAGACCGACGAATTCGTCGACAAAACGAAGCTGAAAGACAGAATATCCTCCGATGAGAAACGTATCTACGGAGAATCCATTAGTGATCGGAGTGATCCGTTGCATCAATATCTGAATGAGGACGATGAGGATGTGTTTAGTCGTACGAGTCCGAGCGGTCAACATCTAAGCGTTGCCGATTTTCCGCTGTCCAATAAATTCAAGAAGGCGCTTGAGGATACCGTGCTGAGCGTGTCGccgtatttaaaattttcgataCCTTATTTGGAGACCGAGATCGGAAGAAACTGCGTGCTAAGAAGTTTCTTTCCGCGGGAGATCTATTACTCGGTGCAATTTTTAGACAATGTCAAGGATACCAGAACGAACAGCGTGAACGAACAACTCGCGTCCGAGACGCGTCGTGAGTTGATGAATATCAAGCTGAAGCCGCAGCACCCGTTCGTTCAGGCTCGTCTAACCACGGATGTCGACGGTCGTGAGGTGCAGAGTCTTCTAGCGAATTTCCGCGCGTGCGGCAACAGACTCTATCCGACACACAACGTGTTGTTGGACAAGGTGCAGCAGTCACCAGCATCATTTGAGAGCAACGAGCAACAGGTGCCCTCCTGGCCGGATTGTTTGGATCCCAATAGCCATCAACGCCTGTCCGTCCTGTTCTGCAGCTTCTCGCACACCGGTAACAACACTCCGGCGTTCTGCGTGAATCCCTGGGTCGTGAACATGACGATGTACGGCCAGAATGACATCGCCCTTGGCCGGTTTTTGGAACGTTACTGCCTGACGACAGAGTACAAGTGCCCGGCGCAGAATTGCCGTGCGCAAATTGCTCAGCACGTTAGGCGTTTTGCGCACGACGGTGGTTGTGTGCACATCAATCTCAGCGAGATGAGCTGCGAACCATTCGTGCAGGAGGACACCGATCAGATCCTGATGTGGAGTAAATGCGTCAAATGTAAGAGCGTGTCGCCGGTGGTGCCGATGTCGGGCGACACTTGGTGCCTGTCGTTCGCCAAGTATCTCGAGCTGCGGTTCTATGGCGGCGTCTACATGAAGCGCGGGATGAACACGTGTCAACATTCCCTGCATCATGATCACTATCAGTACTTCACACGTAAAAACATGCTGGCCGTGTTCAAGTTCACCAAGATCTCGCAGTGGGAGATCTCGCTACCGCCGCCATTGATCAACATGATCTACGATCCGAAACAGCACGCTAACGTGATTGAGGAAATGAAGAGCGTAACATTGAAAGGCGATGAGGTATTCACGACGATAAGAGAAAAGCTGACGAGTCTGCAGACGGATGTGGAAGTTCTGAACTTCGCCAAGCAACAACTGGCCAAGGATCAACAATACTTTAAGAACAAGATCGAAGAGATCCAACTAAAGCTAACGTCACCAACACTTGAGAATAAAAAGCTGGAAGGTAAGACATCCGAGAGGCAGGTGCAAGGACTGATGTTCAGAATCGAGGACGGCATTGTGATACTCAAAAGGCTCATTGCGGAGGCCGTGTTCACGTGGAATAACAAATTGTTGGAGTTATCGGTCAAGAAAAAGGACGAACGGCCACGTCGATTCACCGAACGATCCATGACGGTCGGCAGCAACAGTATAGTCGAAAATGATGGATACATAACCGAGGATACCGCATCGGAGTCGCAGGTCGAGGACCTGAGCCCCATGTCGGCCGATTATAACGCTATCGACGCAATTGCGGCGGCGCAGAGTGACTTCCAAGCGCCCGAGCTGATCGAGAATTCTGACAATGAGCCGCCCATAGAATCCGTCAATAATCCTGACGACGTTGTCACTGTTCAGGACTCGCCGAGGATGCATCAAAGATCACATTCCGACGTTCTACCGTTGTCCTCCGACGACACTcaagataagaaaaagaagaagaagacgatCCTATCGCAATTGCTACCGTCCGTTTCCGTGAACCATACAATATCGAATCCTTTGGGGCCTTTAGAGCATTATCTGTTACCTCTTGG atccGTGGTACCGATAGTTGTCTACGAATCCGAGCTTTCGTCCATAATCGCGTACGCCCTAGACTCGCACGACTACAAACACATGTTGCAGGAGCTTTTACGTACAGCGAAGGGACCGGAGTTGAATTCTAGTCCATTAAGCAAACGCAAGTTTCCTGAAGGTAGGGACAGCTCTCTCGACCTGGCACAATCGGGCGAGTTCAAGCGGCCGTCCGTGCTGTCCTTCTTCCGAGGCAACAGTCCCAATTTAGCCAACAGTCCCATTGAATCCGACAAGAATGTATCAAACGCGGAAACGAGCAGCGGTGGCAGCGGCAGCGTCGTCGGTCCCGACGTCGACGACGATAAGAAAGCGATCAAACAGCAAAACTATATCGAAGTGCAATTCAATGACGCCACGACTAATTTCTTCTGCAGGATATACTTTGCCGCGCAGTTTGCCGCGCTGAGGGAGAACGTTCTGCCCTGCGGCGAAGATGGCTTCACGAGAAGCCTAAGTCGAACCGTGCAGTGGGCGGCCAGAGGTGGAAAGAGTGGCAGTGCCTTCTGCAAGAGCAGAG ATGATAGATTTATCATAAAGGAAATGTCTCGATTggaaatgcaaatttttctcGATTTCGCGCCCAACTATTTCGCTTACATGGAAAAGTGTCAGCAAACTAAGCAACCGACGTTATTGGGCAAGATAGTTGGCGTGTACAGAGTGTCGTACAAAAACAACACGACCAACGCGGCGCTTCGTACCAGCGTGTTAGTAATGGAGAATCTCTTTTATAATCGAACTATCACCGATAAATTCGACTTGAAAGGATCTGTGCGGAATCGTCTGGTGAATCCAGACGACACGTGCCACGAGGGTGAACTGGTCTTATTGGACGAGAATCTGTTAAACA TGAGCTGTGACTCTCCTCTGTATATTCGATCACATTCCAAGGCAGTATTAAATCGAGCCATTGAACAGGATACAAAGTTTTTAGCCGACAATTCTGTGATGGACTATTCATTGCTAGTAGGCTTGGAACCGAGCTCCGATGAACTCGTACTCGGCATAATAG ATTACATAAGAACGTTCACGTGGGACAAAAAGCTGGAGACGATGGTGAAGAAATCCGGTATATTGGGTGGTCAAGGTAAATTGCCGACCATAATATCACCAGAGGAATATCGCGCCAGGTTTATAGCTGCAATGCATCGCTATTTCCTGCCGGTACCAGACAGATGGTCAGGTCTAGGTAGAAGCGTTGAGATACCACCGCAATAA
- the LOC105838420 gene encoding UBA-like domain-containing protein 2-A isoform X2 → MQWISILPCVQHHTALSIFFQEAAIPSCAQGAGTHFGQITPCNTPATPPNFPDALLAFSKMSAGEKTPSGMSPSQNGFQTNSTPMASIVHHTAGGRCSASGNTTQQQTQSQQTQFGLGEPQR, encoded by the exons ATGCAGTGGATTTCTATACTCCCTTGTGTTCAGCATCAC ACCGCTCTCAGTATTTTCTTCCAAGAGGCGGCGATACCCTCCTGTGCGCAAGGAGCCGGCACCCACTTCGGCCAA ATAACACCATGCAACACACCTGCCACTCCGCCGAATTTCCCGGACGCGTTGCTGGCATTTTCCAAAATGTCTGCAGGTGAAAAAACTCCATCGG GAATGTCTCCGAGTCAGAATGGATTTCAGACAAATTCGACACCGATGGCGAGTATCGTGCATCACACCGCTGGTGGTCGGTGTAGCGCATCCGGCAACACGACACAGCAGCAAACGCAATCCCAACAGACGCAATTTGGCCTGGGCGAGCCGCAGAGATAA